In one window of bacterium DNA:
- a CDS encoding helix-turn-helix domain-containing protein has translation MTAKKQGSGKSTVSLGNALEEHVAGWIRAVERTGHWTRRSDIHERLMAEVEKIVIRAALEKTDFVQTEAADFLGLNRNTLAKKIKQYDIRLPR, from the coding sequence ATGACAGCGAAGAAACAGGGCTCCGGCAAGAGCACCGTCAGTCTCGGCAACGCGCTCGAGGAACACGTCGCGGGCTGGATCCGCGCCGTCGAGCGCACCGGCCACTGGACGCGGCGCAGCGACATCCACGAGCGGCTGATGGCCGAGGTGGAGAAGATCGTGATCCGCGCGGCGCTCGAGAAGACGGACTTCGTCCAGACCGAGGCCGCCGACTTCCTCGGGCTCAACCGCAACACGCTCGCCAAGAAGATCAAGCAGTACGACATCCGGCTGCCGCGCTAG